CACCCCCTCGGTTCTTCATCATCCAACTAGTCTTGACCTGATAAATTCTCAGTTCTGTGTTTGCTTGGTAGGGTCTAGCCAGAAGGTCCCTACATATTTTAAAGCCCGCTTCCCCTTTCTAATGTGTCTTTTCATCCCATTCTGTTTCCTTGCTTGTTTTACCTTCTCGCTAATTAGTTCCAAACAGGGTCAGTGTGGAGATTAACTCAGCTTTATTATACCAGCCCTGAAGCAGGCTCAGGAAAGCTCTGGCAACTCCTTTGGAAAGTGCGGCAGAACCTGGGGGAGAGAGCATGCTGTTTTCTTTAGCGACCAAAGTGAAGGCCCAGACGCCAGCAGCATCACAGAGCCATGGGCTTCTTTTTCTTCAGTGTGCTGCATACAGTTGGTTCAGTTCCTGATTGGTAAAAGGTGCACAATTCACAGATGTCCTTATTCCTGTTCTGGGAATGTCCCAATTTAGTCAATTCTCAGAGCCGCACCTACAGTCACAGGATATGAACCACCCAACCTTTCACTCCCACCTTGATACATATCACCACTATACGGTACAATTGATTGATGTTGCGTTTTCGATGGTCAAACATATTAACTTTTGGAAATCAGAGCAAACACTTCTACATGAAACCGGATGGAGAACACGCATTCTGTACAGGCACAAGGGAAACTCATACCAAATAAGGGCCCAGTCATGCCAATGCTTATCAAGCATAGTACCTACTAATGTCTgcagtcacactgaagtcagtgggactacgtAGGTTAGTACGCAGGCTGCATGGTACTAACTGTGTGCAGCAGTGACCCCAAGAGAGAAATGGGagggtttttatttaatttggcCATTTTAACTTGACATTGCTATATAGCCAAACTCCGGTTGAAAATGCCTATATGGCCATGTCCTCCATCCAAGACCCCACAGCAGCTGAACCTAAATCTTACAGCAAAGTCTCTGGATTCCACAGTGCTCTGTTGCAGCAGACTAGAAATTTGGTGGCAGTTTCATTAAATTAAGAATGGAGGCTTTTCATGATTTTGGTATGAAAATGAACACAACGATCAATACAGCTGCCCTGTTGTTAGTTTTGACTTTTTCTTCCCCCCCTGCAAAATCAGTGTGTTGGTTTTCAACAAACTCTGCATTTAGATTACCTGGTTTCACATGCATTTAGCCTCTGATGTGTTTACTTGTCCCAAGAAGCTTGGCTGGATTTTAACACTCCAAACTTTCCTTAATTGGAGGGCATCTCAGAACACCCTTCTTTGACCagctcactccctgccccaggccaagACATGCACGGCTCAGGATTCCCCAGGCaacccaaatgaaaaaaagttttgccagctaataaaaaggaaaaaagagaatgtAAGTATGCAAATTCACTGATCCTCAAACAGGCCCAGAGTTACCTGGGAACCCTGCTCCGTTCCCTCACCCATCTCAAACCACTCATGACTCAGCAACAACACCCACttctgcctcctttcctggtcccCATCACCTTGCATCCCGAACCCCAAACTATCCCTTCGCACAGCATCTCCTCATTGTCTCCTCACCCCACCGCATTCCCAAGAGCAGCACACGAGTGGGAAAGAGCTCCACATGCCCCAAAGGAGGAGATGCCCTGGATTCCATGCCAGGCCGCATCTTGGATGGGATGCGGCCTGTAGCTGTTGGTCCATGGTCTTCACAGGTGCTGGGCTCTTagcctgtgtggatcctctggtgTGTAATAAGGTTCGAGCTCCGGCTGAAGCTCCGCCCACAGTGGGCACAGGCGTAGGGCCTCTCGCCTGCGTGGGTCCGCTGATGCTGGAGGAGATTGGACCTTGcgctgaagctcttcccgcactggGCGCACTcgtgctgccgctcccccgtgtgGATTTTCTGGTGCTCGCTCAGCTCCGAGTCGcggctgaagcttttcccgcactggGCGCACTGGCGGGGCGCGTCGGCTGCGTGGAGCCTCTGGTGCCTGATGAGGGCGGAGCTCATGGAGAAGCTCCGCCCACACTGGGCGCACTGGTAGGGCCGCTCGCCCGTGTGGATGGTCCAGTGCTGCAGGAGGTGGGAGCTCAggctgaagctcttcccgcacgcGCAGCGGTAGGGCCGCTCGCCCGTGTGCGTCCGCTGGTGCTGCACCAGGTGGGAGCTGACGCTGAAGCTCCGCCCGCACTCGGCGCACACGTAGGGCCGCTCCCCCGTGTGGATCCGCTGGTGTCGGACCAGGTGGGAGCTGACCCGGAAGCTCTTTCCGCACTCGGCGCAGTCATAGGGCCGCTCGCCAGTATGGATCCGTTGGTGCCGCAGGAAGGTGGAGCTCTGGGTGAAGCGTTTCCCGCACTCGGGGCAGGCATAGGGCCGCTcccctgtgtgggttctctgatggaCAGTCAGAGACGAGCTCTtgttgaagctcttcccgcagtcCGTGCACGTGTTTGGTCTGTCCTGGTGGGCGAGGCCATCGCccacctgagcagatttaccccAGCTCTGCGCCAGTGGGTTCCTCCGCCGCCTTCCTGACCTGCACCGAGTCTCACGGGCTCCTCCCCACTCAGGGCTCTGGGATCTCGTGGGTAAAGTCACAGGAGGCTTCACCATCTCAGGGGCTTCATGCAGGGGCTTCTGCTCCTCATTCTCTCTCGGCGTCCCATCACCTGCTGGAGTGAAAAAGGAATCCAGCCATGAtttgctccctgcactgaggacAAAGAGAACCTCAGGAGCAggaagggcagtggggcttgTCATGAATATTAAAAGTCACCAGAACTAAACTCCACAAAACCCTTTCTCTGGGAGGGGGACTTATGGTGCCTCAAAATCCCACCTGAGCCATAGATAAAGGATGGGCCAGGGGAAGGACCCCTGTTTCATATCAGTTTGGACGGGTGGGAAGCCCTGAATGTCTAGGATATGGTTACTGCAGTGGAGGAGGCGGGATGACAGAATGGCGAGGTCTTACAATAGCTTGGATGGAATTCCACGATTCTTCTCCGTTCATTGAGTTTTGGGATTGGTGCAAGCTTACTCCTCACCTGTGTGGGCACAGCTCACAATCACCTCATGGCCTTGCATATCTGGGACCCACAGctcttctccttgttctgtctggGATCACAGCCGGTTTTGGAACGGGCAGTCCTGCTCAGGGGAAAGGAAGTGTGTGAGATCAGGGTTTGTCACACGTTTGCAGAGCGTTTGTTACAAAAATGGTGCATGGTTTTTAAATGATGCTTCCTTTCTGATGGCAGGTATAGCTCATCTCAACAGAGGGGAAAATGTTCTTGGAGGCTGGTGGCGTAGCTAGGAATGGAAAGGTGAGTGGGCAGGCAATGACCGACTCACGCTAGCTCATTTAAGATGACATTGtgacatgggctagctgcccgagTCTAAGCCGACCCCTTGGGGCTGAGTTAGGGAAGAAGCAAGAGAAACTAAACTGGCTGAAGGCAGTATCTAgtatttagctggggattggtcctgctttgagcagcaggttggacgagatgacctcctgaggtcccttccaaccctgatagtctatgattctatgatttacccCCGATGCACACACCGCTCCGGGAGTGAAATGTGGGGGGAGATGCAGCTTGTCTCCCTTGAGGCTGAGGAGCTGCCCTGACACCTGCACAGGGAGCAGGAGTCAGCGCTGGGAGGGCTCTGCTTCCAGGGGGTGGCTCTCTAtcagtgggggtaggggggggagtgaccaggctcccagctctgtggGGAAGGGTGCTCTAGGGGCATGGGTAGGGcaagtccccaccccctgtgggtgggtgggatgaAGCCATTCCCAGTGGGGTATCAGGCCCCACTCTCCAGTGTGTATGTCACTGTCCAGTCTCTGTCCCGGCCCGGTGTGTAGGGGAGGCCCCAATGGGGGGTTGGAGCGTGAGCCTGTCCTGCACTCACCCTGCAGAGGCAGcccctgtcccatggggctgggcctggctccctgccctgtccTGTTGGCTCTTGCTGCTTGCAGGTCTGGAGCAGCCAGCCGCAACCTCACATGGTGCGTGTGCAGGTGGGggcctccctgctcccttcctggccCTGCTAGATGCGGGGGCTTCGCCTGCCGAGCTGGGCAGGAGCGTGGGGTTCCTCAGAAAATGACAAACCAGAGGTGCTGGAGTGCAGTTCAAGTGCTGGAGTGATGCTCTAGCAGGGCTAGAGCCCTGCTCATGTTTGGGTAGGCCTGGGTGCTTCGTGGGTGGGCCACAAACTGTAAGAGGGTGGTGGGAGCTCAGAGCCAGCCAACCATATTCCCAGGTACAGCTCTTCTAGGGAGATCCTGTGGTAATACACCCAGGGCAATGGGTGGCTGAGGAGTCAAGCACGGCCCCTAGATGGAGGTTTGTGGAGACCCTGCCTCCAGGCTGAAGGAATGGCTTGAGGCTGGAAGGGCCAGAAGAACTGTACGTTCCTAAGAGTGGCAATATTATTTCAGAACTCCTGGCTACACCAAGTGTGGGACACTGAGGCAAGCGGACTGCAGTGCCATGCAATGAGGTGGCATGCCCTGCAACCAGACCGTCTGGGAACATCGCCTCTCTGCTGGCAGATGCGTTGTGCTCCCTTGTAGGAAATGTGGAGCCCTCCCACTGAAGGGGACCTGACGACTTAAGCAAAAATCAAGTACGAAGCCTGTTGCTTGTTCATGGGTGCTGGGACTAGAGGTGCGGGGGATGCTGCCGcacaccctggcttgaagtggtttccactgcatacaggatttacagtttggtgcaatcgctctcagcacccccactatgcaaattgttccagccgcCCTGTGTTCATCTCCACATCTGCAGAGCGACCACGGACAGGCCGGGTGTGGAGAGGACACGGGAATGCTGTACAGCTGAGTGACTGCTCAAGCACGACACTCCTGTCCTCACGGAAAGCTCTGAGGGCAGGGAAATTACCCTCCTATTTTATTGATCAAGTTCTGGCAGTGTCCTCAGCCTGATGCAAAACGTAGAAGTGAAGTTAAAGAGCTCACAAAGAGGCAGACACAACGCAAAACCGGGACTTGTCAGACCAAAGGTGCAGCTGGTCAGACAGCCTTCCCGGATGGTGGCCAAACCAGTTGCttcagggaaaaaaacagaaaaatcaggGGGAAATCCTTGAAGTCATGGGGGCAGGATTTTATCCTGTCTGTAGAAATATTAAATCCTGGCCATTGATGAACAAAACGCCATACAACAACAGAATAAAACGAGCCACTGCGGTGACATTGCTCCCCAGGGCAGCATATTCCCTCAGAAGTGTGTTTACTATGAAGAGGAAGGGAACTGGCTTTGATTTTTGTTCCCCCCTCTGGTTAAAAGGAAAGCAAACTGGCCCAAGGATGATGCAGTTGCGAGATCTGGGAGCTCATATCTCGGAGCTCTTATTTCGCCTTCTGCCCCTTTcagtctctctcctttcccagtgGCACTCGCCCTCCAGCTGGCAGGTTGATCCCTGTTACATTTCCAATGTGATCTCTCTGCCCAGGCTAGGACAATAACAGTGAGTCTGTGCAGTGAGTGGATCTGGGGCTCAGGCACACAGGGGACAGCAGTGGGGTaggggggaagtgaaggcagttaCAGATACTTTCCTGCCTTCTCTTTCAATTACCTGCAGTTCCTGGCTCAGAAGACGACTGTAGAATCTGTTTGCTTCCCTGAGACAGTAGTTACAGCCAGGGACGGGGCCCATTTTTGGTTTGCAGGGGCACTTTAAATCATGCCTCtcagcagcccagggccccctggaCATGGGAGATCAGCAGCTCCTTGCTCTGGGCTCCTGGACAGAAGGGAGCTGGAAAAGGGCCTTTCTCACCCGGGAAGCTCATCCTTAAAATCCCGAGGACAGGCAATGCAGAGGCAGAAAGAGAAGCAGCCTCCTGTCTTTTCCCAACAGCCATCACCCTCTAGTGGCAACAGCTAGGGGAACGCTTGTGAATTTTGCACAGGTGGCGAGCAGAGGCTGTGAGCAGTTCAGCGGAACCCGCTCCCACGGAGCGTATGCCGGGGTAATCAATTATTTGTTggcaaggtccaaatttcttggccaAGGTATAGTCAAGagccagactccagagaaaataatacaaaaataataactaATGAtaagaagtaaataaaaagatttcgaAAGCATCTGGCaggtagagttgccaactttctaattgcacaaaaccaaacaccctggccccgcctccttccccgccccttccccaaggccctgcccccactcacaccatcccccctctctccgtCGCTCacttttccccaccctcactcactttcactgggctgggagaaagggttggggtgcgggctccgggatggggccggggatgaggggtttggggtgcgggagggggctcccggcaggggattgggatgcaggagcgggtgcagggtgcgggctctgggagggagttagggtacaggaggtggctcagggctggggcaggggatgaggggtttggggtgtgggagggggtgcaggctctggctggggatatgggctgtggggtggggatgaggagtttggggtgcaggagtggtctcagagctggggcagagggttggagtgcagaaggggtgtgggatccaggagggagtctgggtgcaggagggggctcaggattggggTTGGGGGGTTTGGGCTGCGGGCTGGCTCCTAGGTGATgctgacctcaggcagctcccgggaagcagtggcatgtctgtCTCCTAGGTGGGTGgagcttacctcaggtggctcccggttggtagtgcagcagggctaaggcaggctccctgcccgccctggctctgcgtggctcccagaagtggctggcatgtctggctcctaggcagaggagccagggagctctgtgtGATGCCCGTGCCCACAGGTGCTatccccacagctcctattggctgcggttcctggccaatgggagctgaggagccagcgctcggggtggggggcagtgtgtggagccccctggcagcccctgtgcctaggagccacagGATGTGCTGCCACTTCTGGGTGccatgcggagccagggcaggcagggagcctgccttagccctgctttGCCACTAAGGAATGGccctgccagggtccctttttgaccgggcattctggttgaaaactgccCTACTGgcagtctgaatttggcccatggtctgcCTATTGATTCCCCCAGCATATGCTATGCTCATAGGTACTGAAGCATGCGTGTCTGTCTGGAGGACAGAACAGAGAACCCAGGGGAAATTCCTCCTAACTCCCaatagttagaggttggcttatgccaGGGTTAggcaaacttactgaccctctgagctgcatacaataatcttcagaaaTTCGAGAGCCAGGTGTGCCTGCCAGGCTCGGGGCTTCTCTGTgctgcagggtggtggggctaaggacttctgccctgtggggtggggaggtcttggggtttcagccctgcaggaggtgCCTGCAGGGACTCCGGGCTCCTGCTGAaggagaagccctgagctccctccccaccccactctggtAAGTGGAGAactggggagaggggtgtggaGGGCTCCGTGAGCCaaactttaactgtaaaagagctgagATTTTGCCACCCCTgacttatgtcctgaagcatgagggtttgtaCCATTTCCAAGACTCCTGGTTTTAGGGGTTATTATTTTGTTACTACATCACAAGATATTCTTGTTACACATATAACAATCCTTCTCTAAATTCCGCAGAGCTATCTATTTTTACACCCCCACTaacatggtatctgagtgcctcacaacctTTAAAGTATTTATACTCTTTGAGGTAGGGGAGTGCTACTATTCCCATTTCACATGTGGGGAGCTGAGGCGCAGGGAGATTATGacctgccccaggtcacacaagaagcttgtggcagagcagggaactgggaattgaatccagatcttccaagtcctaggctagaGCCTTAGCCACTGGCCATCCTTCCTTCtctagtttttttaaaacttctataACAtgttgtggcaatgagttccacaggctaattactCATTCTCTATAAAAGTagttccttttatcagttttgaactGACCACCTGTCAATTTCCTTGATTGTCCCCATGTTCTTGTATTATTGTGTACCTTCTCTAGAACATTCATTACTTTTTATATAGTGTTTTCTCTTGGTTTCTCATGTCCTTGTTTAGAAGATGGGGCTCAGCTTCCATTGTTAGGCACTAGCCattgtttgtttctcttccttttgcTGCTGGGTCAGGGTGTTGCTGCTCTTGAAATTCAGGATGTGGAGATGTTTGGAGACTTTACAAtctagtttaaataaaaaaactcatTAAAAAACTTTTGAAATCTAGCTTGTTACTCTGTTTCCTTGCCCCCCCAACCTCCGTTCTCTAGCTCCAGGAGAGAGGATGGCTTATTTGTCCCTTATTCAGTCCCCCTGAGGGGCAGGCTACAAGAAAACAATTCCTAATGATGAGGAGACTTTGGCCATGTGGAATAGTCTCCCCCTCAAGAGAAGGAGCAGTCGCCTCCATCACTAGGGACATTGAAAATCTAGGTAAAATTGGATAAAGCCTTGGAAAATAGGCTATTGACAATTCTACACAGCCCCCCCAGGAGATGGGAGAGAGGGCCTGAGAGATTCAGAGGGGAACTGCCGCGGGATATACCTGGGATCGGGGGAggctgagagacagagagaagcttggcagaattctttttttttttttctacagttttaatggataatattgatttttatttttaagcattgtcTTCGATTTTTATCCAtctacattttcacagttgtagggAAAATATACGTGGCGGGGACTAGACACGAATTGTTTAGTGACAGCAGACACTGAAATTCATAAAGTTAAAGGTTTGTAACCACTGAAACACAAACAGTCAACATCAAGTGTCAAGATACACGacgtaaatatccttaaatcaaagttctcaagtagcattttttgTACTTTGCCTTTCTCTACATTTTGATTACTGACGGAAATATTTTCACGTTGGTCTGTGTCCGGTGAAATCGATGTTTATTGATGCTTGTGGTGTCGTAgctgtgttggccccaggatatgagAGGGACAAGATTTTCTTCAGGACTGTGGTGCTCcaaagcttgtgtctttcaccaacggaagatattacctcaccctccttgtctctcatttactgacatttactaataaaaatcgaatccttctaAGCCTAGCTATAAAGAACCGAGACTTtgtgggagacagagagagggtcAGTTCAGAACAAAGCAACCCCATTTAAAACCATCAAGAAGGGCTCAACAGGAGAGATATTGACAGGAATCCCCACTGATTGTTACCTCCTGACCCCCTCAGACATAGCAGCCTCTAACAGAAGCGAGGAGGGGATTTGGCCGGGAGATCCAGCACTGTTTCATGGGGATCCTGAACTAAAAAGGACACTGGGCTCACGGGAACCTGATCTGATGAGGCTGCACAGCCCTGGAGAACAGAGCTATCCCTGCCCCATGCTGTTATTTCCCCTCTGATTTTCTATTCGTTAAACAATGAGGAAAGGATCCTGGACTGCTCTGTGGGGGAGGCTGTGTGTCCAGGTTTCTGTGGTGATGACCACTAGAGGGTGATGGTTATTGTGGCAGGAGAAGCTGTTCCTGTCTCTCCTCTTGCTAGGCCTGTGCTTTGGATACCAGGGGCTGAGCTTCCTGAGATGTAGCTGCTGCTGCCTGTAATTTGCAATTGCAACAGCCCCTGCTGTGCCCAGAGGCCCGCCTGAGCTGCTCTGGGAGAGATCTCACAGCAAGGTCCTGTTCCTAGCCAAGGTGGGGACTGTCTCTGGCTGTCACTAGTCTCCTAGGGAGACACAGGACTCTGCAGGTAATTGGGAGAGAGAACTCAAGCACTGACTGGCGATGGGCAGGAAGGGGACTATGTAAAAATGGCCGTGGCCTCTGCTGACACACACAGGCTCTCAGTTCTGTTAGCACTTGCTGGCGCTGATGCAGGTCCGAGAGTCCAGCGCTTCCAGGGGTGGAACAATAACCCCGGCTCCCAGCCAGAGGCGGTGGACAGGGGAGGAGAAATGAGGCTGAATTGCTCCCTCACCTTTCCCTACCCCAGGCTCCTGCTTCTGTCTAGTAAACATGCTGATGGAACAGGTTGCCTGCCTGGCAGGGGAACATCACCGAAAAAGCTTCTTTTTATTCTGCCTTTTCATGGGCTGGTAAAGGGagggtttaaaatattttgctgttcTTAGCCCGGGCGAAAGGTACCAGATCTGCactatcatcaagtgatcaagcATTTTACCAGCCCCTCACATCCTGCAACTTTTGCATGCAGACAAAGACTGTAGAGAGGACTGGGCTTTAAAATGTTCAGGAGCCCATCCTGATCTCTCCCCATTTGCCCTCAGTGCCCTGACAAGCTGAGGAATAACACCCACCTTTTGATCGTTTCAGGGGGACAGAAAAGAGAAATGGCTGCgttggagccagctcaggtaagGCATTTTCATGGGGCTGGGGGGCTTGTTATGCAGGGAGAGGACTAAATACACAggaaggtggaggaggggagagagtgcaAGCTGCCTGCCAGGATGTGTTCAGGACAGGGGCTGACTTGTAGGATCAAGGAGATGATTAGGGGAAGGGAGAAATCCCTGAGCTACAGCATTTGGATCAAGTCTTAGCACTTTCCTCTCTGTGCTGGGCAAGGGCTGCTGGGAATTGTTTCTGGCAGGATGAGTGAATAATAGAGCATCATTAAGAAGTTTCTGATTGAATCTCCCAGTCTTGCCAAGACCCAAACGTGAAGCCACAGATCCCAAGATGGGGGCAAATTAATGGAAAAGTGCCCGGAGCTCAGGACACAGCCACAAAGAGTGTTTTCTGCCTCTGGGCTTCCCAGCGTTGGCATGTTGGAGTTCAGTGACGTCTGAGGCTGGGTATGTGAGTGCGAGGTGGGCTTACACCTGGGGGAAAGCAGGCCTGCATTGAGGGTCCCGTGAGAACGTGGTGCCAGGTGAATCTAACCTGAGCTTTAGGTGAGCTATTGCCATGCCGTGCCACAGAGCATAAGGTATGGGACACTGGGGCACATGGCTTGAGCGGCAGGATTGTTCATGAACCAGCAGGTACTGAGTGGGCAATGCTTGTGATTTCAGGTCCTGGTGACATTTGAGGACGTGGCTGTGTATTTCTCTCGGGAGCAATGGGGCCTTTTGGATGATATGCAGAGGGCCCTCTACAgggatgtcatgcaggagaattaCCAGACTCTGGTCTCACTGTGTAAGGATTCAGCTCTTCTCGGTTATTTGAAGCTCTGTGGTCGCTGACGTGCCAGGGgaggctttggctcaggccccaggccctttagggtacgtctacactgcaaagaaaaacctatgGCGCCAAGTCTGAGAgcttgggtcaactgactcaggcccGTGGGGCTAAAAGGAGCAGTGTTTGTGGTCTTGGTGTTTCCAAGCTcatgcttgagtgtccacactgcattgtaaccTAGACTTACAATTGCAAAACCCAGGTCTCACAGCCATACCAACGCATCCATACTGCAccatgcagaccttctgactcgggtctgtgGCTTGGCCTGCGTTCAGAATAACAGGGCTTGAACCTGAGCCACAGCAGGACTTGAGCTCTGACCCACCCCACTAGCAGGGTCTAGGACTCAGGTGCTGAGTGCTTGCTGAtgtgagtcagactgatttgtgtgtggatggaagcagggcttgggctgaaaCCAGAGTCAGAGcttgggcttagtgtgcagtgtagacgtacctgtAGATGTCTGGGGATCCAGCCAGGCCTGGAGTGGCAGAGAGAGACCCCAGACAATACCTTTCAAGTAGCCCATAAATGAGCGATCAGtttgcagggtggggagggattgaGCCCTTGTGGgtattcctccctgcccccttataAGCAAATGTTATCCACAGAGATTTAATTGTTACATTCTCACTGGCCTTTCTGTTACAAAACATGTTTAAAACATGACCCACTCTCTCCCCTTTGgggttttcttccttctttcctttttgccAGCCTACTCTCAAGGGGACGttaacaaaatgaaaaaggtGTGATATTCAAAATGAGGTATAA
This region of Eretmochelys imbricata isolate rEreImb1 chromosome 16, rEreImb1.hap1, whole genome shotgun sequence genomic DNA includes:
- the LOC144276194 gene encoding uncharacterized protein LOC144276194 — its product is MQGHEVIVSCAHTAGDGTPRENEEQKPLHEAPEMVKPPVTLPTRSQSPEWGGARETRCRSGRRRRNPLAQSWGKSAQVGDGLAHQDRPNTCTDCGKSFNKSSSLTVHQRTHTGERPYACPECGKRFTQSSTFLRHQRIHTGERPYDCAECGKSFRVSSHLVRHQRIHTGERPYVCAECGRSFSVSSHLVQHQRTHTGERPYRCACGKSFSLSSHLLQHWTIHTGERPYQCAQCGRSFSMSSALIRHQRLHAADAPRQCAQCGKSFSRDSELSEHQKIHTGERQHECAQCGKSFSARSNLLQHQRTHAGERPYACAHCGRSFSRSSNLITHQRIHTG